The following are encoded together in the Drosophila biarmipes strain raj3 chromosome 3L, RU_DBia_V1.1, whole genome shotgun sequence genome:
- the LOC108034691 gene encoding CTD nuclear envelope phosphatase 1 homolog — protein sequence MPLKGDSLLVYFFGAASMGLVMSMICVVVPPVRLFLGKIYKVYADYTPIIYPREDRLTPVSKRRLNLVAKKTLVLDMDETLMTSWMKRHGQDPKKQPTVPHDFEFFLPEYNATVFVYKRPYLDHFLDRVSKWYDLTVFTAGVEAYACPILDFLDRGRGILTKRLYRQDCIDVFGFRAKYVTLASPDLSNVLLLDNSSTECSFNAGNSIHIKSYRIGSRDEELINLLPFLDALRFTKDVRSVLQRCSRF from the exons ATGCCGCTCAAAGGTGACTCCCTTTTGGTTTA CTTCTTTGGCGCGGCCTCCATGGGTCTGGTGATGAGCATGATCTGCGTGGTGGTGCCCCCAGTGCGTCTCTTTCTGGGGAAGATCTACAAGGTCTATGCGGACTACACGCCCATTATTTATCCCAGGGAGGATCGCCTGACACCCGTTTCCAAGCGCCGACTGAATCTGGTGGCCAAGAAGACCCTGGTTCTGGACATGGACGAGACCCTTATGACATCGTGGATGAAGAGGCATGGCCAAGACCCGAAGAAACAGCCCACTGTTCCACACGACTTTGAGTTCTTCTTGCCGGAGTACAACGCCACCGTCTTTGTCTACAAGCGACCCTACTTGGATCACTTTCTGGACCGTGTATCCAAGTGGTACGACCTGACTGTCTTCACGGCCGGAGTAGAGGCCTACGCCTGCCCGATCCTGGACTTTTTGGACAGGGGACGGGGCATCCTGACGAAGCGCCTGTACCGCCAGGACTGCATAGATGTGTTCGGTTTTAGGGCCAAGTACGTAACGCTGGCCTCCCCGGATTTGTCCAATGTCCTGCTCCTGGACAACTCAAGCACCGAGTGCAGTTTCAATGCCGGAAACTCCATTCACATCAAGTCCTATCGAATCGGCAGTCGAGATGAAGAGCTGATCAATTTGCTACCCTTTCTGGATGCTTTGCGCTTCACCAAGGACGTACGATCGGTGCTGCAGAGGTGCTCTCGCTTCTAG
- the LOC108034407 gene encoding uncharacterized protein LOC108034407, whose translation MRNNKADNTQRQKLGLQRRRQRQRRVWGLTVGVEIVETFQKESGPDAQLKKRQRNENFNKNSFMRYPF comes from the coding sequence ATGCGAAACAACAAGGCAGACAACACCCAGCGGCAAAAACTCGGCCTGCAGAGAAGGAGACAGCGGCAGCGACGCGTCTGGGGGCTTACAGTGGGGGTCGAAATCGTAGAAACTTTTCAGAAAGAAAGTGGGCCTGATGCTCAACTTAAGAAAAGGCAAcgaaatgaaaatttcaataaaaatagtttcatGAGATATCCGTTTTGA